A genomic stretch from Halopiger aswanensis includes:
- a CDS encoding fluoride efflux transporter FluC, translated as MVADRTQSHPLVRLETLALIAVGGFAGSNLRYFVDGVLPAIPAVIVVNAAGSFLLGLFAYEAQSLDLLERRTRLVFTTGFLSSLTTYSTFAIQTALEAGPAEPLLLAAIVVANYGLGFAGVLASRALVRHFTEDTEAAVDSEEGETA; from the coding sequence ATGGTAGCCGACCGCACACAGTCACATCCCCTCGTCCGACTCGAGACGCTCGCACTGATCGCCGTCGGTGGCTTCGCCGGCTCGAACCTCCGGTACTTCGTCGACGGCGTACTCCCCGCGATTCCCGCCGTGATAGTCGTCAACGCTGCGGGGAGTTTTCTCCTCGGCCTGTTCGCCTACGAGGCGCAGTCTCTCGACCTCCTCGAGCGCCGCACGCGGCTCGTCTTCACGACCGGCTTTCTCTCCTCGCTGACGACCTACAGCACGTTCGCGATCCAAACCGCGCTCGAGGCGGGGCCCGCCGAGCCGCTGTTGCTCGCCGCGATCGTCGTCGCCAACTACGGGCTCGGGTTCGCGGGCGTGCTGGCGAGCCGCGCGCTGGTCCGGCACTTCACCGAGGATACCGAAGCGGCGGTCGACTCCGAGGAAGGTGAGACGGCGTGA
- a CDS encoding fluoride efflux transporter FluC, with the protein MIEALVPAIAIDLEPAHVVGTGGAIGAVLRHQVSLRLSSERFPWPTLVVNVLGSFVFALAIFAGAGDSALRLLGTGICGSFTTFSSFSVETVQLYERGERWLAVANAAGNLVLSLAGIGLARIVVAGTPL; encoded by the coding sequence GTGATCGAAGCGCTCGTCCCGGCAATCGCGATCGACCTCGAGCCGGCCCACGTCGTCGGCACCGGCGGCGCGATCGGCGCCGTCCTCCGCCATCAAGTGTCGCTGCGGCTCTCGAGCGAACGGTTCCCGTGGCCGACGCTCGTAGTGAACGTCCTCGGGAGCTTCGTCTTCGCGCTGGCGATCTTCGCCGGCGCCGGTGACTCTGCGCTCCGATTGCTCGGGACCGGGATCTGCGGCTCGTTTACGACGTTTTCGTCATTTTCCGTCGAAACGGTCCAGCTCTACGAACGCGGCGAGCGGTGGCTCGCAGTTGCCAACGCCGCTGGGAATCTCGTCCTCTCGCTGGCGGGAATCGGCCTCGCGCGGATAGTCGTCGCCGGCACCCCGCTGTGA
- a CDS encoding potassium channel family protein, whose translation MDPLEGETSSAPIEYEPVNVKDVLVEMKDTAELLIDLSYSAVLHSSEDIATEVLRLEERMDVLEMRARMGLMMATRSPDDAEKLAPVIGIVTAADDISDAAGDIAKVVLEDIGLPEAMRAALPEAVETLVRGVVDPDSVYVDRTLADIDLESETGVRVIALRRGDEWLLNPGPETAIRANDVALLRGPEVAIGDVCETMTGAAYERPSADVPDIPDLERAVDTIVHMKNLSELAVDLAYSAVLFDSEALAEEVRNLEVEVDALESRFEAWTLRAAADASDPVALRGLIHLGSATEVISDAAIDISEGVLRDIDVHPVVQMAVEESDEIIVRVAVDEGSDLDGTEIAAGVPDTESTMSIIAIRRPEDGWLLVGDADAEIQGGDVLISKGTRTAAAAFEELATA comes from the coding sequence ATGGACCCGCTCGAGGGCGAGACGTCGTCGGCACCGATCGAGTACGAGCCGGTCAACGTCAAGGACGTGCTCGTCGAGATGAAGGACACGGCGGAGCTGCTGATCGATCTCTCCTACTCCGCGGTACTCCACTCGAGCGAGGACATCGCGACGGAGGTGCTTCGTCTAGAGGAGCGGATGGACGTCCTCGAGATGCGCGCGCGGATGGGGTTGATGATGGCGACGCGGAGCCCCGACGACGCCGAGAAGCTCGCGCCCGTCATCGGTATCGTCACCGCGGCCGACGACATCAGCGACGCGGCCGGCGACATTGCGAAGGTCGTCCTCGAGGATATCGGGCTCCCGGAGGCGATGCGGGCGGCCCTGCCCGAGGCCGTCGAAACGCTCGTCCGCGGCGTCGTCGATCCCGACTCGGTCTACGTGGATCGGACGCTCGCGGATATCGACCTCGAGTCGGAGACGGGCGTGCGCGTGATCGCCCTGCGTCGCGGTGACGAGTGGCTGCTGAATCCCGGTCCCGAGACCGCCATCCGGGCGAACGACGTCGCGCTCTTGCGGGGCCCCGAGGTCGCGATCGGCGACGTCTGCGAGACGATGACCGGCGCCGCCTACGAGCGCCCGTCGGCGGACGTCCCCGACATCCCGGACTTAGAGCGGGCCGTCGACACGATCGTCCACATGAAGAACCTCTCGGAGCTGGCGGTCGATCTGGCCTACAGCGCCGTCCTCTTCGACAGCGAGGCGCTGGCCGAGGAGGTTCGCAACCTCGAGGTCGAGGTCGACGCCTTAGAGTCGCGCTTCGAGGCGTGGACGCTGCGGGCGGCCGCGGACGCCTCCGATCCGGTCGCGCTCCGAGGGCTGATTCACCTCGGCAGCGCCACGGAGGTCATCAGCGACGCGGCGATCGATATCAGCGAGGGCGTGCTGCGCGATATCGACGTTCACCCGGTCGTCCAGATGGCGGTCGAGGAGAGCGACGAGATCATCGTGCGCGTCGCGGTCGACGAAGGGAGCGACCTCGACGGGACCGAGATCGCCGCCGGCGTTCCGGACACCGAGTCGACGATGTCGATCATCGCGATCCGCCGTCCCGAGGACGGCTGGCTGCTCGTCGGCGACGCCGACGCCGAGATTCAGGGCGGCGACGTGCTGATCTCGAAGGGGACCCGGACGGCGGCAGCGGCGTTCGAGGAGTTGGCGACGGCGTAG
- the serS gene encoding serine--tRNA ligase, with protein MLDRTYLRENPDEVREALDNRGADVDLDEILELDERWRELKARGDELRHERNEITSKIGKLVAENKEEEREAAIQESRELKAEIEDVESEADEIREELNQRMLEIPNVPHESVPLGVDERHNVEDRRWGFDDLRDVPEDVTPHYELGEEMDIIDEERAAKVTGSGFYFLKGDGARLEHALIQFMLDVHREQGYVDIFPPIPIKSASMRGTGQLPKFADDAYRLGGSNEEEYDEEDLWLCPTAEVPVTNMYANDILLQDDLPLKHQAYTPNFRREAGEHGTETRGIVRVHQFNKVELVNFVEPENSYDRLEELLREAEEVLRRLELPYRVLELCTGDLGFKATKQIDLEVWAPADDMEDGPEQGGRWLEVSTASNFEDFQARRSGLRYRPERHESAEYLHTLNASGLAIPRVMVAILEYYQNEDGTVTIPEPLRPYMGGQELIEGHEKVGEAALGAGERE; from the coding sequence ATGCTCGACCGGACCTACCTACGCGAGAATCCCGACGAGGTGCGCGAGGCCCTCGACAACCGGGGCGCCGACGTCGACCTCGACGAGATCCTCGAGCTCGACGAACGGTGGCGAGAACTGAAGGCCCGCGGCGACGAGCTGCGCCACGAGCGAAACGAGATCACCTCGAAGATCGGCAAGTTAGTCGCCGAGAACAAGGAGGAAGAGCGCGAGGCGGCCATCCAGGAGTCGCGAGAACTCAAGGCCGAGATCGAGGACGTCGAGAGCGAGGCCGACGAGATCCGGGAGGAGCTCAACCAGCGCATGCTCGAGATCCCCAACGTCCCCCACGAGAGCGTGCCGCTGGGGGTCGACGAGCGCCACAACGTCGAGGATCGGCGCTGGGGCTTCGACGACCTGCGCGACGTCCCCGAGGACGTCACGCCCCACTACGAACTCGGCGAGGAGATGGACATCATCGACGAGGAGCGCGCCGCCAAGGTCACCGGCTCCGGCTTCTACTTCCTCAAGGGTGACGGCGCACGTCTCGAGCACGCCCTGATCCAGTTCATGCTGGACGTCCACCGCGAACAGGGCTACGTCGATATCTTCCCGCCGATCCCGATCAAAAGCGCGTCGATGCGCGGCACCGGCCAACTGCCGAAGTTCGCCGACGACGCCTACCGCCTCGGCGGCAGCAACGAGGAGGAGTACGACGAGGAGGATCTCTGGCTCTGTCCGACCGCCGAAGTGCCGGTCACCAACATGTACGCCAACGACATCCTCCTGCAGGACGACCTCCCGCTGAAACACCAGGCGTACACGCCCAACTTCCGCCGCGAAGCCGGCGAACACGGCACCGAAACCCGGGGTATCGTCCGCGTCCACCAGTTCAACAAGGTCGAACTGGTCAACTTCGTCGAACCCGAGAACAGCTACGACCGCCTCGAGGAACTGCTCCGGGAAGCCGAAGAGGTCCTGCGACGGCTGGAGCTTCCCTATCGCGTGCTCGAACTCTGCACCGGCGACCTCGGATTCAAGGCCACGAAGCAGATCGACCTCGAGGTGTGGGCGCCCGCCGACGACATGGAAGACGGGCCCGAACAGGGCGGCCGCTGGCTCGAGGTCTCAACCGCCTCGAACTTCGAGGACTTCCAGGCGCGCCGCTCGGGCCTGCGCTACCGGCCCGAGCGCCACGAGTCGGCCGAGTACCTCCACACCCTGAACGCGTCGGGACTCGCCATCCCGCGCGTGATGGTCGCTATCCTCGAGTACTACCAGAACGAGGACGGGACCGTCACGATCCCCGAACCGCTCCGACCGTACATGGGCGGCCAGGAGCTCATCGAGGGCCACGAGAAGGTCGGCGAGGCCGCGCTCGGCGCCGGCGAGCGCGAGTAG
- a CDS encoding elongation factor EF-2: MGRRKKIVQECERLMDEPENIRNIAIAAHVDHGKTTLSDNLLAGAGMISDETAGEQLAMDTEEDEQERGITIDAANVSMTHEYEGENHLINLIDTPGHVDFGGDVTRAMRAVDGALVVVDAVEGAMPQTETVLRQALREGVKPTLFINKVDRLISELQEGPEEMQERLLSVIRDVNELIRGMTEDMDDIDDWTVSVEDGTVGFGSALYKWGVSMPSMQRTGMDFAEIMELERNDERQKLHEKTPLSDVVLDMVCEHFPNPVDAQPRRIPRIWRGDDETELAEGMRLVDEDGEVVFMVTDISMDPHAGEIASGRVFSGTLEKGQELYVSGTAGKNRVQSVGIFMGGEREEVDEVPAGNIAALTGLKDAIAGSTVSSVEMTPFESIEHISEPVITKSVEAQNMDDLPKLIETLRQVSKEDPTIQININEDTGEHLISGQGELHLEVITQRIEKNQGIPVNTGEPIVVYREQPQEASAEVEGISPNRHNRFYISIEPMNDELVETIQLGEASMDMPEQERREALQEAGMDKDTSQNVETIHGTNILIDDTKGIQHLNETMELVVEGLEEALDNGPLANEPVQGTLIRLHDARLHEDTIHRGPAQVIPAVREAVHNALIDGKIKMLEPMQDVRIDVPNDHMGAASGEIQGRRGRVDDMYQEGDLMVVEGIAPVGEMIGFASDIRSATEGRASWNTENAGFEVMSDSLQREKIMEIRERKGMKLELPEHIDYI; the protein is encoded by the coding sequence ATGGGCCGACGCAAGAAGATCGTCCAAGAGTGTGAACGGCTGATGGACGAACCGGAGAACATCCGGAACATCGCCATCGCCGCTCACGTCGACCACGGAAAAACGACCCTTTCGGACAACCTGCTGGCTGGTGCCGGCATGATCTCCGACGAGACCGCCGGCGAGCAGCTGGCGATGGACACGGAGGAGGACGAGCAGGAACGTGGGATTACCATCGACGCAGCAAACGTGTCGATGACCCACGAGTACGAGGGCGAGAACCACCTCATCAACCTCATCGACACGCCGGGCCACGTCGACTTCGGTGGCGACGTGACCCGTGCGATGCGCGCCGTCGACGGTGCGCTGGTCGTCGTCGACGCCGTCGAGGGCGCGATGCCCCAGACCGAGACCGTCCTCCGACAGGCGCTGCGCGAGGGCGTCAAGCCGACCCTGTTCATCAACAAGGTCGACCGCCTGATCTCCGAGCTGCAGGAAGGACCCGAGGAGATGCAGGAGCGACTCCTGTCGGTCATCCGCGACGTCAACGAGCTCATCCGCGGCATGACCGAGGACATGGACGACATCGACGACTGGACCGTCTCCGTCGAGGACGGTACCGTCGGCTTCGGTTCCGCACTGTACAAGTGGGGCGTCTCGATGCCGTCGATGCAGCGCACCGGCATGGACTTCGCCGAGATCATGGAACTCGAGCGCAACGACGAGCGCCAGAAACTCCACGAGAAGACGCCGCTGTCGGACGTCGTGCTCGACATGGTCTGTGAGCACTTCCCGAACCCGGTCGACGCACAGCCCCGCCGTATCCCGCGCATCTGGCGCGGCGACGACGAGACCGAACTCGCGGAGGGCATGCGCCTGGTCGACGAGGACGGCGAGGTCGTCTTCATGGTCACCGACATCTCGATGGACCCCCACGCGGGCGAAATCGCGTCGGGCCGCGTTTTCTCGGGCACCCTCGAGAAAGGTCAGGAGCTGTACGTCTCCGGGACCGCGGGCAAGAACCGCGTCCAGTCCGTCGGGATCTTCATGGGCGGTGAACGCGAGGAAGTCGACGAGGTACCGGCGGGGAACATCGCCGCCCTCACCGGCCTCAAGGACGCCATCGCCGGCTCGACCGTCTCGAGCGTCGAGATGACGCCGTTCGAGTCGATCGAGCACATCTCGGAGCCGGTCATTACGAAGTCCGTCGAGGCCCAGAACATGGACGACCTGCCGAAGCTGATCGAGACGCTGCGCCAGGTCTCCAAGGAGGACCCGACGATCCAGATCAACATCAACGAGGACACCGGCGAGCACCTGATCTCCGGGCAGGGTGAGCTTCACCTCGAGGTCATCACCCAGCGTATCGAGAAGAACCAGGGCATTCCGGTCAACACCGGTGAACCGATCGTCGTCTACCGCGAGCAGCCCCAGGAGGCAAGCGCGGAAGTCGAGGGTATCTCGCCGAACCGCCACAACCGTTTCTACATCTCCATCGAACCGATGAACGACGAACTCGTCGAGACGATCCAGCTCGGCGAGGCGTCGATGGACATGCCCGAGCAGGAACGCCGCGAGGCCCTGCAGGAGGCCGGCATGGACAAGGACACGTCCCAGAACGTCGAGACGATCCACGGGACGAACATCCTCATCGACGACACGAAGGGTATCCAGCACCTGAACGAGACGATGGAACTGGTCGTCGAAGGGCTCGAGGAGGCCCTGGACAACGGTCCGCTCGCGAACGAGCCGGTCCAGGGGACCCTCATCCGCCTGCACGACGCCCGCCTCCACGAGGACACCATCCACCGCGGTCCGGCCCAGGTCATCCCTGCGGTCCGCGAAGCGGTCCACAACGCCCTGATCGACGGCAAGATCAAGATGCTCGAGCCGATGCAGGACGTCCGCATCGACGTGCCCAACGACCACATGGGCGCCGCCTCGGGTGAGATTCAGGGCCGTCGTGGCCGCGTCGACGACATGTACCAGGAGGGTGACCTCATGGTCGTCGAGGGTATCGCGCCCGTCGGCGAGATGATCGGCTTCGCGTCGGACATCCGCTCCGCGACCGAAGGTCGTGCGTCCTGGAACACCGAAAACGCCGGCTTCGAGGTCATGTCCGACTCGCTCCAGCGCGAGAAGATCATGGAGATCCGCGAACGCAAGGGCATGAAGCTCGAACTGCCCGAACACATCGACTACATCTAA
- a CDS encoding DUF5781 family protein: MDIRVQGSGPTAPFLSARDLFETEHDLTLPVHVRLRDDPDERTWAGHYDDRHVLNISRQAASSAMARELALHEFAHMARHEEDHPSHTQSTEEVLYLALAGKSVERRKLSHCYQIANHMKDIYADDITLAVGPGEKLLSYLESSLAAAVADRPDTPLRPGLQRLSASADPEITAVNAAFALALGERHGLIDDDHRLYDLAHAAALDAPEVDFEGFKRRFRELAREPDSSSYRQVLVDATRSYVDGGGNGGMAAD, encoded by the coding sequence ATGGATATACGAGTACAGGGATCCGGTCCGACCGCACCCTTTCTCAGTGCCCGCGACCTCTTCGAGACGGAACACGACCTCACCCTCCCGGTCCACGTCCGACTCCGCGACGATCCCGACGAGCGGACCTGGGCCGGCCACTACGACGATCGCCACGTCCTGAACATCTCCCGGCAGGCCGCCTCGAGCGCGATGGCGCGCGAACTCGCCCTCCACGAGTTCGCCCACATGGCTCGCCACGAGGAGGACCACCCCTCCCACACCCAGTCCACCGAGGAAGTGCTCTACCTCGCGCTGGCCGGCAAGAGCGTCGAACGGCGCAAGCTCTCGCACTGCTATCAGATCGCCAACCACATGAAAGACATCTACGCCGACGACATCACGCTCGCCGTCGGCCCCGGCGAGAAACTCCTCTCGTACCTCGAGTCGAGCCTGGCCGCCGCCGTCGCGGACCGGCCCGACACGCCGCTTCGGCCGGGACTCCAACGACTGTCCGCCAGCGCGGATCCCGAGATCACGGCGGTCAACGCGGCCTTCGCGCTCGCGCTCGGCGAGCGCCACGGCCTCATCGACGACGACCACCGGCTGTACGACCTCGCGCACGCGGCCGCGCTCGACGCTCCCGAGGTCGACTTCGAGGGGTTCAAGCGCCGCTTCCGGGAACTCGCCCGCGAACCCGACTCGAGT